A genomic region of Alnus glutinosa chromosome 11, dhAlnGlut1.1, whole genome shotgun sequence contains the following coding sequences:
- the LOC133881095 gene encoding patatin-like protein 2, with protein sequence MEKTASSSLQIQPPTYGKYITILTIDGGGIRGIIPAVILEFLESKLQELDGEDARLADYFDVIGGTSTGGLVTAMLTAPNESNRPLFAAKDIKPFYLEHCPKIFPEDRGVLAPKFESVYNLVKGPKYDGKYLHQILREKLGETRLGKTLTNIVIPTFDIKLLQPTIFSSYELKKIPYLDARLSDICIGTSAAPTYLPPHKFINEDKEGKGKEFNLVDGGMAANNPTLVALNQVSKQVIDGNPDFFSINPMDFRRFLVISIGTGSEKKEQPYDADKAAKWGSLFGWLHQGDSVPLVDVFQQASADMVDYHISVVFRTLNCKSKNYIRIQDDTLKGTTASVDVATKENLDDLVDIGQDLLNKPESRVDWETGLTVTIENGGTNEDALKRFAKKLSREKERRETGKKDREKRSSNTNKKFPGHNGISISPKL encoded by the exons ATGGAGAAAACTGCGTcatcatctttacaaattcaGCCCCCAACTTATGGGAAGTACATCACCATTCTCACCATTGATGGCGGTGGTATCAGGGGGATCATCCCTGCAGTCATCCTTGAATTCCTTGAATCCAAACTTCAG GAGCTGGATGGTGAGGATGCAAGACTTGCAGACTACTTCGATGTCATTGGTGGGACAAGCACTGGCGGTCTTGTAACTGCCATGTTGACTGCTCCAAATGAAAGTAATCGTCCTCTCTTTGCCGCCAAGGATATCAAGCCCTTCTATCTTGAGCACTGCCCTAAAATTTTTCCAGAGGATAG GGGCGTGCTTGCACCAAAATTTGAAAGTGTATACAATTTAGTGAAAGGACCCAAGTATGACGGGAAATACCTTCACCAGATTTTAAGAGAGAAGTTAGGAGAAACTCGACTGGGGAAAACCTTGACCAATATTGTTATTCCTACATTTGACATCAAGCTTTTGCAGCCTACCATTTTTTCATCCTAtgag CTGAAGAAGATTCCCTATTTGGATGCTCGACTGTCCGACATTTGCATTGGCACTTCCGCAGCTCCGACCTATCTCCCTCCCCACAAATTCATTAACGAAGATAAAGAAGGAAAGGGTAAAGAATTCAATCTTGTTGATGGTGGAATGGCAGCAAATAATCCG ACATTAGTTGCCTTAAACCAAGTGAGCAAACAGGTGATTGACGGAAATCCTGATTTCTTCTCCATCAACCCAATGGACTTTCGCCGCTTTCTAGTAATCTCAATTGGGACTGGCTcggaaaagaaagaacaaccaTACGATGCTGACAAGGCAGCCAAATGGGGTAGTCTCTTTGGTTGGTTACATCAAGGTGATTCTGTCCCATTGGTTGATGTGTTTCAACAAGCAAGTGCAGATATGGTTGATTATCATATCTCTGTGGTGTTCAGAACTCTTAATTGCAAGAGCAAGAATTATATCCGCATTCAA GATGATACTTTGAAAGGGACAACAGCTTCAGTCGATGTTGCTACAAAAGAGAACCTGGACGACCTAGTGGATATCGGGCAAGATCTATTGAACAAACCAGAATCTAGGGTGGATTGGGAGACAGGTCTGACTGTAACAATCGAAAATGGTGGCACTAATGAGGACGCCCTTAAAAG ATTCGCAAAAAAACTTTCTCGAGAAAAGGAACGTCGAGAGACAGGAAAGAAAGATCGAGAGAAAAGATCATCAAATACAAACAAGAAGTTTCCTGGACACAATGGAATATCGATCTCGCCCAAACTATAG
- the LOC133881096 gene encoding uncharacterized protein LOC133881096, with product MSKSKTIDAFFKKKDADSNSKTSSSTSNHQTLAPEQVASKMPRIEFQEVELVDISTLQHDPGLRPQMWEYPVNQQDEIRHAYLKDGPYRFIPPDSLGYPFSGKGKNRRRFQSSWYKMFPWLEYSPTKDAAYCLPCYLFCKKPTGRFGANAFTIDGFRNWKKVNDGMNCAFLVHMGNGPCSPHNNAVKYCDTLMNQSQHIDKVIDKQTSKEKMNNRLRLKTSIDSIRYLISQGCALRGHDESPDSLNRGNFLELIKLISIYNEDVAKVVLENAPQNAKYTSHHVQKEILHVLAKRVRDAIREEIGKSKFCIIVDEARDESKREQMAIVLRFVDKDGFIQERFFDIIHVKDTSALTLKNNISDVLSRYCLDIQSIRGQGYDGASNMRGEWKGLQALFLSDCPCAYYVHCFAHRLQLALVAASREVVYVHEFFSNLNFIINVVGASCKRHDELQAAQAAEIAHLIAIDELETGKGANQIGTLKRAGDSRWGSHYHSICSLIRVFGPTCSVLENIIKGGSTYSQRGDANAAYKMITSFKFIFILHLMMKIMGTTDCLCQHLQQKSQDILNAMKLVSSTKTLLQKLRDEDWDNLLEEVVSFSKKFEIDIPDLSARYVEGRGRHQRDHITVEHHYHFDIFNATIGFQLQELNSRFDKGAIELLTLSSSLNPNDAYKSFNIDDICSLVEKYYSLDFSEQEKIHLRYQLKHFELDVLNHPKLKNLSSTAELCRGLIETGKSEIYYLIDRLIRLILTLPVSTATTERAFSAMKIVKTRLRNKMEDEFLADNLVVYIENEISESFNSDLILDDFVSLRARRMQF from the coding sequence ATGAGCAAGTCAAAAACAATTGatgcattttttaagaaaaaagatgctGATTCAAATTCTAAAACGTCTTCCTCAACATCTAATCATCAAACTTTAGCTCCTGAGCAAGTTGCTTCTAAGATGCCAAGAATTGAATTTCAAGAAGTTGAGTTAGTTGACATTTCTACCCTACAACATGATCCAGGGTTACGTCCTCAAATGTGGGAATATCCTGTTAATCAACAGGATGAAATTAGACATGCTTATCTTAAAGACGGTCCATATAGATTCATTCCTCCTGATAGTCTTGGATATCCGTTttcaggaaaaggaaaaaatcgtCGGAGATTTCAATCATCTTGGTATAAAATGTTTCCTTGGTTAGAATACTCTCCTACAAAAGATGCTGCTTATTGTTTACCCTGTTATCTATTTTGTAAAAAGCCAACGGGACGGTTTGGAGCTAATGCATTTACTATTGACGGATTTCGTAATTGGAAGAAGGTTAATGATGGTATGAATTGTGCTTTTTTGGTCCATATGGGAAATGGGCCATGTTCACCTCATAATAATGCTGTTAAGTATTGTGACACTTTGATGAATCAATCTCAACATATTGATAAGGTGATAGATAAGCaaacttcaaaagaaaaaatgaacaatcGATTGCGATTGAAGACTTCAATTGATTCTATTCGGTATTTAATATCTCAGGGATGTGCTCttagaggtcatgatgaaaGTCCCGATTCATTAAATCGTGGCAATTTTCTTGAGTTGATAAAACTTATCTCCATTTACAACGAGGATGTTGCTAAGGTTGTTTTAGAAAATGCTCCACAAAATGCGAAATATACTTCACATCATGTCCAAAAAGAGATTTTACATGTCTTGGCAAAGAGGGTACGAGATGCAATTCGTGAAGAAATTGGTAAATCAAAATTTTGCATTATTGTTGATGAGGCACGAGATGAGTCTAAGAGAGAACAAATGGCTattgttttgagatttgttgacaaagatgGATTTATACAAGAACGCTTCTTTGATATTATTCACGTTAAAGATACATCGGCGTTgaccttaaaaaataatatatctgATGTTCTTTCTCGATATTGTCTTGATATTCAAAGTATTCGTGGACAAGGGTATGATGGTGCTAGCAATATGCGTGGTGAATGGAAAGGATTGCAAGCATTATTTCTTAGTGATTGTCCTTGTGCATACTATGTTCATTGTTTTGCTCATCGATTGCAATTAGCATTAGTTGCTGCATCTCGAGAGGTAGTTTATGTTCATGAgttcttttcaaatttgaatttcattatcaatGTGGTTGGTGCTTCATGTAAACGTCATGATGAACTACAAGCAGCTCAAGCAGCAGAAATCGCACATTTGATAGCTATTGATGAACTAGAAACTGGAAAAGGAGCTAACCAAATTGGCACTTTGAAACGAGCTGGTGATTCTCGATGGGGTTCTCATTATCATTCTATTTGTAGCCTAATAAGGGTGTTTGGTCCTACTTGTTCAGTGCTTGAAAATATTATCAAAGGAGGATCTACTTACTCTCAACGTGGGGATGCTAATGCTGCTTATAAAATGATTACATCCTTCAAATTCATattcattttacatttgatgatGAAAATCATGGGTACTACCGATTGTCTTTGTCAACATTTacagcaaaaatctcaagacatcTTGAATGCTATGAAGCTAGTTTCTAGTACAAAAACACTCCTCCAAAAattgagagatgaagattgggATAATTTGCTTGAGGAAGTAGTATCTTTctccaagaaatttgaaattgacattcCAGATTTGAGTGCTCGTTATGTTGAAGGTCGAGGTCGTCATCAACGGGATCACATCACGGTCgagcatcattatcattttgacatattcaatgcTACTATAGGCTTTCAATTGCAAGAGCTCAACAGTCGATTTGATAAAGGAGCAATAGAACTTTTGACACTTAGTTCATCTTTGAATCCAAATGATGCTTATAAATCCTTTAACATTGATGATATTTGTAGTCTTGTGGAGAAGTACTACTCTCTTGATTTTTCTGAGCAAGAGAAAATTCATTTGAGATATCAGTTGAAGCattttgaacttgatgtgcTTAatcatccaaaattaaaaaacttgtcTTCCACTGCGGAATTATGTCGAGGATTGATAGAGACAGGAAAATCAGAGATATACtatcttattgatagattgattcGTCTTATTTTGACTCTTCCAGTGTCTACGGCGACTACTGAACGGGCGTTTTCAGCTATGAAGATTGTTAAAACAAGACTTCGTAACAAAATGGAGGATGAGTTTCTTGCAGATAATTTAGTTGTCTacattgaaaatgaaatttctGAAAGTTTCAATTCAGATttgatacttgatgattttgtttctctaaggGCGCGTAGGATGCAATTTTAG